In Acetonema longum DSM 6540, one genomic interval encodes:
- a CDS encoding beta-class carbonic anhydrase: protein MTVLDELLQSNAEFLLKNQVQPEKLSKKPRRQIALITCMDTRLVGFLEEALGIQRGDAVIIKLAGAVAGNSLDAALRSLMLAIYELDVKEIIVVGHHDCGALQTSPHRLKDSMRLQGIEANWIEQFEHSILSWLDDLTEVESEVLKLVGALRQNPLIPSTVRIHGLLIDPVRGEAALLHSGYHC from the coding sequence ATGACAGTTTTAGACGAATTGCTGCAATCTAATGCTGAATTTCTATTAAAAAATCAAGTTCAACCAGAGAAACTCAGTAAAAAACCGAGGCGGCAAATCGCATTAATTACCTGCATGGACACCAGACTGGTAGGTTTTTTAGAGGAGGCATTAGGGATTCAACGGGGCGATGCAGTTATTATCAAGCTGGCAGGGGCAGTGGCCGGCAATAGTCTTGATGCAGCGCTGCGCAGTCTGATGTTGGCGATTTATGAGCTGGATGTAAAAGAAATCATCGTTGTCGGTCATCACGACTGTGGGGCATTGCAGACCTCGCCCCACCGGCTGAAAGACTCGATGCGGCTCCAGGGAATAGAAGCGAATTGGATTGAGCAGTTCGAACACAGTATCCTGTCTTGGCTGGACGACCTGACGGAAGTCGAAAGCGAAGTGCTCAAGCTTGTGGGAGCGTTGCGCCAAAATCCGCTGATCCCTTCAACTGTCAGGATTCATGGCTTACTGATTGACCCGGTCAGAGGGGAAGCGGCACTACTGCACTCCGGTTATCACTGCTAG
- a CDS encoding NAD(P)/FAD-dependent oxidoreductase, producing the protein MMQKTHVVIVGAGFGGLKAAQALAKAPVRITLVDRRNYHLFQPLLYQVATAELAPADIAYPIRKIFRGRPDFGFHLGEVQKVNLAEKKLYTDTGDLAYDYLILAAGGETNHFGMESVAKNSFGLKDIEDSIVVRNHLLRMFELAGREQDPEVRRALLTFVVAGGGPTGVESAGAISELVGLVLPPDYPHLDFSQVRIILLEAAGRLLAGIPDRLGDYTFRALQDKQVEVRLNTAVSEFNGEKIILKSGGEIATRTLIWAAGVRAAALANAVDSPKASLNRLVVTPALELPNHPEVFAIGDLAYFEQQGRPLPMVAPVAVQQASHAAQNIMRHLAGQDRLPFVYKTPGILATIGRNKAVAVMGRWQFSGFFAWVLWLNVHILRLIGFHNRLSVSFSWAWEYLFYDRVVRLMMPDIENLREKYVRKP; encoded by the coding sequence ATGATGCAAAAAACTCATGTTGTCATTGTCGGCGCCGGTTTTGGCGGATTAAAAGCGGCTCAGGCTCTGGCCAAAGCACCGGTGCGAATTACGCTGGTGGACCGGCGGAATTATCACTTGTTTCAGCCTCTTTTATACCAAGTGGCCACAGCCGAACTGGCGCCAGCGGATATTGCCTATCCCATCCGCAAAATTTTCCGCGGCCGGCCGGATTTTGGATTTCATCTGGGTGAGGTGCAAAAAGTCAATTTGGCGGAAAAAAAGCTTTACACTGATACCGGGGACCTTGCCTACGATTACCTAATCCTGGCCGCCGGCGGCGAAACCAATCATTTTGGCATGGAATCAGTAGCCAAAAACAGCTTTGGCCTGAAAGACATCGAAGATTCCATCGTCGTGCGCAATCATCTGCTGCGGATGTTTGAACTGGCCGGTCGGGAACAGGACCCGGAAGTCCGCCGGGCCTTGCTGACATTTGTGGTGGCAGGCGGCGGCCCCACCGGCGTGGAGAGCGCCGGCGCCATCTCTGAACTTGTCGGTCTGGTACTGCCGCCGGATTATCCTCATCTTGATTTCAGCCAGGTGCGCATCATCCTTTTGGAAGCAGCCGGCAGACTGCTGGCCGGCATACCGGACAGGCTCGGCGATTATACATTCCGAGCCTTGCAAGACAAGCAGGTGGAGGTCCGCCTGAATACGGCTGTCAGCGAATTCAACGGCGAAAAAATCATCTTAAAAAGCGGCGGGGAAATTGCCACCCGCACCCTTATATGGGCGGCAGGCGTCAGGGCCGCCGCCCTGGCCAATGCCGTGGACAGCCCTAAAGCCAGCCTGAACCGCCTGGTGGTAACCCCTGCCTTAGAGCTGCCGAATCATCCGGAAGTATTCGCCATCGGCGATCTAGCCTATTTTGAGCAGCAGGGCCGTCCTCTGCCCATGGTGGCCCCGGTGGCGGTACAGCAGGCCAGCCATGCGGCGCAAAATATTATGCGTCATCTGGCCGGCCAGGACCGGCTTCCCTTTGTCTATAAAACCCCCGGCATACTGGCAACTATCGGCCGCAACAAGGCGGTAGCTGTCATGGGGCGCTGGCAGTTCAGCGGCTTTTTCGCCTGGGTCCTGTGGCTGAATGTCCATATTCTGCGTCTGATCGGTTTTCATAACCGCCTAAGCGTGTCCTTCAGTTGGGCCTGGGAATACCTCTTCTATGACCGGGTCGTGCGTCTGATGATGCCGGATATAGAAAATCTGCGAGAAAAATATGTAAGAAAGCCATAA
- a CDS encoding DUF1667 domain-containing protein: MTQTTSSIIKRIPCIVCPISCVGEVEIIGGKVVATRGFTCPRGQAYGGTEAVHPQRTLTTTIRIKGGRLPLLPVVSTAPLPKEKLMECVRCLTGVQVTAPVREGDVVCKNILGLGVDVVASRDMA, translated from the coding sequence ATCCCCTGCATCGTCTGCCCCATTAGCTGTGTCGGTGAGGTAGAGATCATCGGCGGAAAAGTTGTGGCAACCCGGGGCTTTACCTGCCCCCGGGGTCAGGCATATGGCGGCACGGAAGCCGTGCATCCCCAGCGGACCCTCACTACCACCATCAGAATCAAGGGGGGCCGTCTGCCTCTCCTGCCGGTGGTGTCGACCGCGCCCCTGCCCAAAGAAAAACTGATGGAATGCGTCCGCTGCCTTACCGGCGTCCAGGTGACAGCTCCGGTGCGGGAAGGGGATGTAGTCTGCAAAAATATCCTGGGCCTTGGCGTGGATGTAGTGGCCAGCCGGGATATGGCGTAA